A section of the Spirosoma oryzicola genome encodes:
- a CDS encoding DUF3945 domain-containing protein: MEPMPITESTVEPKHIERTRLEAAQLQEFERLETQQYQLVLPAQYEQLRGYLVNDGLLSDEEITRCLYDETLKKADLAKRVEERTQTAPETDRAKLTDYLWEIHETAKGLPLSFIDPKETYRIDVVNTPGRIAETQSRNEQVGELGTPLMRTQVSPVTLHLDINGGFLANFLHNAQLNHEQMSRFITDLERQHKELKGQLQSNDRLQPIQEVGSEKVKPVETPSFQLLQESGPSLTAWQRLRQSISDWIAPAKATSDNREPYDIVRQLDSSTKPSQVGERLGTVNQADAQVPQSTIAQTFQGHISSFAEAPAITERHLSAESQSVNTAMERKPATDGATTTAGISLQSTTQSIVNNQTQVISMNETNTPGVDVPVMSRPTRYQWAEVATQFEKVGVTRQDLEKAGHLDDLLNGRKTGLMKLTQAGEEGKPFQISGKLYIVNTPDNGPIVGIQPERKQLLLPKEFLGYELTARDKQNLEKNGEMGKRVDLTDKMTGKPFVGYIGVDKDTKSLTVLRAERLHIPQTIKGITLTKPQQKNLEQGRAIKLEGMTSNNDQTFNAYVQVSAAKRSLTFAKIPDNLVKQTVDQKTAQDLTKPVHQLKGDGAGGKKTIQPKEELKQAAAQRIEAPKPAKQKKQDAPKPLGEEAKPKKVKKQKSPKIG, from the coding sequence ATGGAGCCGATGCCTATTACCGAAAGCACGGTAGAGCCTAAACACATTGAGCGCACACGCCTGGAAGCAGCGCAACTACAGGAATTTGAGCGATTAGAAACGCAACAATACCAACTGGTGCTACCCGCACAGTATGAACAGTTGAGGGGATACTTGGTTAACGATGGCTTGCTTTCGGACGAGGAGATCACCCGATGCCTGTATGACGAGACGCTAAAAAAAGCGGACCTGGCTAAACGCGTTGAAGAACGTACCCAAACAGCACCTGAAACCGACCGTGCTAAACTCACTGATTACCTGTGGGAGATCCATGAAACGGCAAAGGGTTTGCCTCTTTCGTTCATTGATCCAAAAGAGACGTACCGCATTGATGTAGTCAATACGCCCGGGCGTATAGCTGAAACCCAATCTCGTAATGAACAAGTAGGGGAGTTGGGTACGCCATTAATGCGTACTCAGGTAAGTCCTGTGACATTACACCTAGACATTAATGGTGGGTTTCTAGCCAACTTCCTGCACAATGCTCAGCTTAACCATGAGCAGATGAGCCGATTTATTACCGATCTGGAACGTCAACATAAAGAACTGAAAGGCCAGCTCCAGAGCAATGACCGTCTTCAGCCAATCCAGGAAGTAGGTTCTGAAAAAGTTAAGCCTGTCGAGACTCCATCATTTCAGTTACTCCAGGAATCTGGCCCCTCTTTAACCGCCTGGCAACGTCTGCGGCAGTCCATAAGTGACTGGATTGCGCCAGCAAAAGCGACGTCTGACAATCGGGAACCGTATGACATAGTACGCCAACTGGACTCTTCCACAAAACCGTCTCAGGTAGGGGAACGGTTGGGAACTGTCAACCAGGCAGATGCACAAGTTCCCCAATCTACAATCGCCCAGACTTTCCAAGGTCATATCAGTTCATTTGCTGAGGCACCAGCTATAACCGAGAGGCATCTGTCTGCTGAGAGCCAATCGGTCAATACGGCGATGGAACGTAAGCCCGCGACCGATGGAGCGACCACAACTGCCGGTATATCGCTTCAATCGACTACTCAATCAATCGTAAATAATCAAACTCAAGTTATATCCATGAACGAGACAAACACACCGGGCGTAGATGTTCCCGTAATGAGTCGGCCAACTCGCTACCAGTGGGCGGAAGTTGCCACTCAATTCGAAAAGGTTGGGGTGACCCGACAGGATTTAGAAAAAGCTGGCCACCTTGATGATTTGCTCAATGGTAGAAAGACCGGGTTGATGAAGCTGACGCAGGCGGGTGAGGAAGGTAAACCCTTTCAAATATCCGGGAAACTGTACATCGTCAATACGCCAGATAATGGGCCAATTGTCGGTATACAGCCCGAGCGTAAGCAATTGCTGCTACCGAAAGAATTTCTCGGCTATGAGTTGACAGCCCGTGACAAGCAAAATCTAGAAAAAAACGGGGAGATGGGAAAGCGGGTAGACCTGACCGATAAAATGACTGGCAAGCCGTTCGTTGGATACATTGGAGTTGATAAAGACACCAAAAGCCTGACGGTCCTCCGAGCCGAGCGCCTACACATCCCGCAGACGATCAAAGGGATAACACTGACTAAACCTCAGCAAAAAAACTTAGAGCAGGGAAGGGCCATCAAGCTGGAAGGAATGACTAGTAATAATGATCAAACCTTCAACGCTTATGTGCAGGTTTCGGCGGCCAAACGCTCGCTCACATTCGCGAAAATTCCAGATAACTTGGTCAAACAGACGGTCGATCAGAAGACAGCCCAAGACCTAACCAAACCCGTACACCAACTCAAAGGAGATGGGGCTGGTGGGAAGAAAACGATTCAGCCAAAGGAAGAACTAAAGCAGGCAGCCGCGCAACGGATCGAAGCACCCAAGCCAGCCAAACAGAAAAAACAGGACGCGCCGAAGCCACTAGGGGAGGAGGCTAAACCCAAGAAAGTGAAAAAGCAGAAAAGTCCAAAAATAGGGTAA